In the Mycolicibacter sp. MU0102 genome, one interval contains:
- a CDS encoding PGRS repeat-containing protein — protein sequence MIDTTQIGRSRSSRAAVRLRDRAFAIVVAACAFLVFGMAPAVGPRGQADVFDWIVDLFDPSDWATGVGDAGDFDWSAFLDTFVNDPLYGGIDSFIDDPDNAWLIDAINLLAPVGHMWIGDGVDGTAAHPDGGAGGLLFGDGGDGYDGLGGHGGDAGMFGNGGAGGSGADGGRGGDGGAGGWLLGDGGVGGTGGAGGGNGGDGGTGLGYVFGDGGAGGAGGIGATGAVVPPAAPVVTAGLGAPASRGSATAVSAAPVAKVEPAATAPQEWPASTWGPAATAATVVSVASVAPVATAESSAARVPVAAAARPVWVAPVVPERRAPRTTPTVGRAVTAVTPERPVPAAPVVSPMRGPDSTARSARRRIAVVTAEPVAGA from the coding sequence GTGATCGACACAACCCAGATCGGACGCAGTCGGTCGTCAAGAGCAGCGGTACGGCTGCGTGACCGGGCTTTCGCGATCGTTGTGGCCGCATGCGCTTTTTTGGTATTCGGGATGGCGCCGGCGGTCGGTCCGCGCGGGCAGGCCGACGTATTCGATTGGATTGTCGATCTATTCGACCCGAGTGACTGGGCGACAGGTGTTGGCGACGCCGGTGACTTCGACTGGTCGGCATTCCTGGACACGTTTGTCAACGACCCGCTGTACGGGGGCATTGACAGCTTCATCGACGACCCGGACAACGCTTGGCTCATCGATGCCATCAACCTGCTGGCGCCGGTTGGTCACATGTGGATCGGCGATGGTGTCGACGGCACCGCGGCACACCCCGATGGTGGTGCCGGCGGGTTGCTGTTCGGCGATGGTGGCGACGGCTACGACGGCCTGGGCGGGCACGGCGGCGACGCGGGGATGTTCGGTAACGGCGGCGCCGGCGGTTCCGGTGCTGACGGGGGCCGTGGCGGCGATGGTGGGGCCGGTGGCTGGTTGCTGGGCGACGGCGGGGTCGGCGGTACCGGAGGTGCTGGAGGCGGCAACGGCGGTGACGGCGGCACCGGCCTGGGTTATGTGTTCGGCGATGGCGGGGCCGGTGGGGCCGGTGGTATCGGCGCGACGGGGGCAGTGGTGCCACCGGCGGCACCGGTGGTAACGGCGGGGCTGGGGGCTCCAGCATCGCGAGGTTCGGCAACGGCGGTATCGGCGGCGCCGGTGGCCAAGGTGGAGCCGGCGGCGACGGCGCCTCAGGAGTGGCCGGCGTCAACTTGGGGACCGGCGGCAACGGCGGCAACGGTGGTATCGGTGGCGTCGGTGGCGCCGGTGGCAACGGCGGAGAGTTCGGCAGCGCGGGTGCCGGTGGCCGCGGCGGCGCGGCCGGTCTGGGTGGCACCGGTGGTACCGGAGCGCAGGGCACCGAGGACCACCCCGACGGTGGGGCGGGCGGTAACGGCGGTGACGCCGGAACGGCCGGTGCCGGCGGCGCCGGTGGTCTCGCCGATGAGGGGCCCGGATTCCACGGCGAGGTCGGCGCGCAGGCGCATAGCGGTGGTAACGGCGGAACCGGTGGCCGGGGCTTAG
- the htpG gene encoding molecular chaperone HtpG has product MSERVEQLEFQAEARQLLDLMIHSVYSNKDAFLRELISNASDALDKLRLEAFRNKDLEADTSDLHIEIEVDTTARTLTVRDNGIGMSRDEVVDLIGTLAKSGTAELRQQLREAQNAKASEELIGQFGIGFYSVFMVADRVEMVTHKAGQSEAIRWESSGDGTYTIEPVDGAPQGTSITLHLKPEDAEDALHDYTAEWTIRGLIKKYSDFIAWPIRMQVERRVAASSEAEAEGGDETVTVETQTLNSMQALWARPKDEVSPEEYNEFYKHIAHAWDDPLEVIAMKAEGTFEYQALLFIPSHAPFDLFNRDAQVGVQLYVKRVFIMGDCDQLMPEYLRFVKGVVDAADMSLNVSREILQQDRQINAIRRRLTKKVLSTIKELQSQRPEDYRTFWTEFGRVVKEGLLSDFDNQEALLAISSFASTHSDSEPTTLAEYVERMKDGQEQIFYATGESRQQLLKSPHLEAFKAKGYEVLLLTDPVDEVWVNAVAEFDGKPLQSAAKGEVDLDSEEDKAAHEAEREEQQKDFADLISWLEQTLTEQVKEVRLSTRLTESPACLITDTFEMTPALARIYRANGQEVPVGKRILELNPGHPLVTGLRQAHSERGAEDADLAETAELLYGTALLAEGGALEDPARFAELLAHRLARTV; this is encoded by the coding sequence ATGAGCGAACGTGTGGAGCAGCTGGAGTTTCAGGCTGAGGCCCGTCAGTTGCTGGATTTGATGATCCACTCGGTCTACTCCAACAAGGACGCGTTCCTGCGGGAGCTGATCTCGAACGCCTCCGACGCACTGGACAAGCTGCGACTCGAGGCGTTCCGCAACAAGGACCTCGAGGCCGACACCTCCGACCTACACATCGAGATCGAGGTGGACACGACGGCGCGCACCCTGACGGTCCGCGACAACGGCATCGGCATGTCGCGTGATGAGGTGGTGGACCTGATCGGCACCCTGGCGAAGTCCGGCACCGCCGAGCTGCGCCAGCAACTGCGCGAAGCGCAGAACGCCAAAGCGTCCGAAGAGCTGATCGGCCAGTTCGGGATCGGCTTCTACTCGGTGTTCATGGTCGCCGACAGGGTCGAAATGGTCACCCACAAGGCCGGCCAGAGCGAAGCCATCCGGTGGGAATCCAGTGGTGATGGCACCTACACCATCGAGCCGGTTGATGGCGCCCCGCAGGGCACGTCGATCACCTTGCACCTCAAGCCCGAAGACGCCGAAGACGCGCTGCACGACTACACCGCCGAGTGGACGATCCGGGGCCTGATCAAGAAGTACTCCGACTTCATCGCTTGGCCGATCCGGATGCAGGTCGAGCGCAGGGTCGCCGCCTCGTCAGAAGCAGAGGCAGAGGGTGGTGATGAGACAGTCACCGTCGAAACCCAGACCCTGAACTCGATGCAGGCGCTGTGGGCGCGCCCCAAAGACGAAGTCTCGCCAGAGGAATACAACGAGTTCTACAAGCACATCGCGCACGCCTGGGACGACCCGCTCGAGGTCATCGCGATGAAGGCCGAAGGCACCTTCGAGTACCAGGCGCTGCTGTTCATCCCGTCGCACGCCCCGTTCGACCTGTTCAACCGGGATGCGCAGGTTGGCGTGCAGCTGTATGTCAAACGCGTGTTCATCATGGGCGACTGCGACCAGCTGATGCCCGAATATCTGCGCTTCGTCAAGGGTGTCGTCGACGCCGCGGACATGTCGCTCAATGTCTCGCGGGAGATCTTGCAGCAGGACCGCCAGATCAACGCGATTCGCCGGCGGCTGACCAAGAAGGTGTTGTCGACCATCAAGGAGCTGCAGTCGCAGCGGCCCGAGGACTACCGCACCTTCTGGACCGAGTTCGGTCGCGTCGTCAAGGAGGGGTTGCTCTCCGACTTCGACAATCAGGAGGCGCTGCTCGCGATCAGCTCGTTCGCCTCAACCCACAGCGATTCCGAGCCGACCACGCTGGCCGAGTATGTCGAACGCATGAAAGACGGCCAGGAGCAGATCTTTTACGCCACCGGTGAGTCCCGTCAGCAACTGCTGAAGTCGCCGCACCTGGAGGCGTTCAAGGCCAAAGGCTACGAGGTGCTACTGCTGACCGACCCGGTCGACGAGGTGTGGGTGAACGCCGTCGCCGAGTTCGACGGGAAGCCCTTGCAGTCGGCGGCCAAGGGCGAGGTCGATCTGGACTCCGAGGAGGACAAGGCCGCGCACGAGGCCGAGCGCGAGGAGCAGCAGAAGGATTTCGCCGACCTGATCTCTTGGCTGGAGCAGACCCTCACCGAGCAGGTCAAAGAAGTGCGGCTATCTACCCGGCTGACCGAGTCACCGGCCTGCCTGATCACCGACACCTTCGAGATGACCCCGGCGTTGGCCCGCATCTACCGCGCCAACGGGCAGGAGGTCCCGGTCGGTAAGCGCATCCTCGAACTCAATCCCGGCCATCCGCTGGTCACCGGTCTGCGCCAGGCGCACAGCGAGCGAGGCGCCGAGGACGCCGACCTGGCCGAGACCGCGGAGTTGCTCTACGGCACAGCGCTGTTGGCCGAGGGCGGGGCGCTGGAGGACCCGGCGCGGTTCGCCGAGCTACTGGCGCACCGACTGGCACGTACGGTCTGA
- a CDS encoding BTAD domain-containing putative transcriptional regulator, with translation MELGVLGPLQARHDGASVAIPGAKPRAILTMLGLHGGSVVSAETLIDLLWGDEPPRTAAKALQTHISSLRRALGDGFVLTEGTGWILNTTEVDAPRYRRATKAARDAAAAGDTGHAVVRFEEALSLWRGTPELPDSRRGVSEKTRWIEGHAALVEDRADAMLATGRAAEVIGELEAAVADAPLRERRWAQLMLALYRAGRQGDALGAYQRARSLLADDLGVDPGPELRRLAAAIVAQDSALDHPVTQHLPSVTRAVTFLLTDIEGSTAAWEADADAMGKALARHDELVEQVVTSRGGRLIKTRGEGDATFSVFDRPSGAAAAAIELQDAILHEPWALHQPMRIRIALHTGEVELRDGDYFGRAVNRAARLRSLATGGQILCSGATAELVIDTLPDDVGLADLGMRALRNLPRPEHVFELRLQTAEQREEAVDAPLERPELPAVLTGPGRFVGRVLELERLGFAWQGALAGGIHAMLIAGEPGVGKTRLAGEWSQQAFGQGAVVLYGRSDEDLGAPYQPFAEALRSLVPCIGAQRLRGLRGVEALLPLIPGLTEVLPDLSTPPRADPDTERYALFDAVVALLELASASAPVVLILDDLHWAAKPTLLLLRHLLRFGDHTRVQIVATYRSTDLDRSHPLASMLADLHRDGTADRLALSGLDAEDVTAYVAEAGYDDDQLARALVSVTGGNPFFLIEALRHVDESGGVWDPNTLPQGIREAVSRRLSRLPAATNKALAAAAVVGSRFALDLVEGVLEQDLVDAFDEACKAGIVIEESGGRYRFNHALIRQALIAELASVRRMRLHQRIATTLEASSGADDELLAELAYHYFECAWAGNAAKAVEYCRRAADQAMSRLAYEGAADLYGQALHALEEIDDELPDRADQTAELLVARCEALLAAGEVGSAARAVAQLQAATVDSARLAAWATCFDGQLSMLVHPERLDEIETALGAAADRLAGLGDTEGEAKAHTVRAGCLARLGRIGDCEIALDSALTAARRAGQQRRVNAVLAGAPLAALWGPNPVPRAGGRCLDVVRLLRITTDSPAVEATSTRCQAVLEAFRGRAATARRMIDSARRTVTEIGLRHALLEVEQFAGIIELVVDDPDGAEPHLRQSYEGFRRMGLDADTAEAAALLGRTCLALGRDGEAEELCAESERLAGHALKASIAWRTLRALLLTRRGDHSGARQMAESAVDLAQRTDALVDHGDACLALATVLAAAGDETGARAAAEQAAALYERKGAEALAAKARAMLGERVAPAPASPSGAPTDELNNACVRAIRLLDATYDAQAWDEIENNQVAALVTCESRRKIVGGGPEDRPSNEWVREARHYRETIAPVRYRNEILAVRGQHLALTRLEVGTADTSPGAPRDEFLQLYGIDDDGRLCLLVWFDLEDRDAAIAELDAAQARFEKQPLGALQNEASRVLELHFAAFALRDWDVIGETLADTFLTDDRRRVANAGVRRGRNAEIVNMRSFAEIGMTGIDPTAVAARGDRLVLCRYRTSFDNWAEPSSDVIGVVEINNDNQIAAHVMFDADDVDDALAELDARYLAGQAAAFADTWSAITTAFVAMSKRETPPTVPGFTDVDRRTLATVGPGGLMAYLRVALKDTAQNIIYVEAVHRLTEYGAVITHVAKGISQDGLDVEWRLVDTVTVDGDLISHCEMFDEADLDAALARFEELQPQKPRRLHNAASLVSQRFLAEFAVHNWDAMADLLAEDYYQDDHRSTVNAGVRHGRDAALTNMRAVADLGIADVEVSDVATRGKYLVLTRSVFSFRNQGPEAYLAEQLDVGEITSDGRLATSVSFDADDFDAAIAELDARYLAGEAADYARSWSALTQTYAAANRQQLSLTSDCVNIDHRRITTIETGDLATYIRTSWDEAQSFHVYIEAVHRLGTRGAVFTQAARGTSDHGFDAQWREVIVATFEGDLVNRCELFDETDLDTALARFAELHFPPKQLENTASEVGERCLACLAARDWEALATILDDNFSNDDRRRVVGSGVRHGRDAELADARAVADLFRDVVPTVLATRGALLTLTRNSFSERDQRPEAFRTQVLNVLEINTEHRAAALVTFDLDDFDAAVAELDARYVAGEAAACAHTWSVITAGYAAFNQREFPELDWENVDHRRARAFAPGALAAYMRATWELAPDVGCYSEAVHRLNGLGAVVTQVVHGTSRDGFEAEWREVVLFTVEGEMISRCEVFDEADLDAALASFDDLSRMRPALENAATRTGVRVAEAFNRRDGDAIFALANEDGHYEDRRKGLRSVLDGPERRKVIDATLETVPRTWRLEVEPIAVRGSRLSLTRDGYRDIGDADRPVAVEVLHLVEVDAAGLMQYTVTFDVDDIDAALAELDARYLAGEAAAYAQTWSVVTGAYAAFNRREVAAITAPDWVNIDHRRGAAFEPGGMLAYFEAAWEDSPDTWIYIAAVHRLITTGAVVTHVSRGTSQDGFDAEWRDIQVVTIDGDLVNRSELFDGDDLDAALVRFDELS, from the coding sequence GTGGAGCTGGGGGTTTTGGGACCTCTTCAGGCCCGACACGACGGCGCCTCGGTCGCAATCCCGGGCGCCAAACCGCGTGCGATCCTCACGATGCTCGGTCTGCACGGCGGTTCGGTCGTGTCGGCCGAAACGCTCATCGATCTGCTCTGGGGTGACGAGCCGCCGCGAACTGCGGCCAAGGCGCTGCAGACTCACATCTCGTCGTTGCGCCGGGCGTTGGGCGACGGTTTCGTCCTCACCGAGGGGACGGGCTGGATCCTCAACACCACGGAGGTGGATGCCCCGCGCTACAGGCGGGCCACCAAGGCAGCACGAGACGCCGCGGCGGCCGGCGATACCGGCCATGCGGTGGTCCGCTTCGAGGAGGCGCTGAGCCTGTGGCGCGGAACTCCCGAACTGCCCGATTCCCGCCGGGGTGTTTCCGAGAAGACGCGCTGGATCGAAGGGCACGCTGCCCTGGTCGAGGACCGCGCCGACGCGATGCTCGCGACGGGGCGAGCCGCGGAGGTCATCGGCGAGCTGGAAGCCGCGGTGGCCGACGCACCGTTGCGCGAGCGGCGATGGGCCCAGCTGATGCTGGCGCTCTACCGCGCAGGCCGACAAGGTGACGCCCTGGGCGCGTATCAACGAGCCCGGTCGCTGCTCGCCGACGACCTCGGGGTCGATCCCGGGCCAGAGCTTCGACGACTCGCGGCTGCGATCGTTGCCCAGGACTCCGCACTGGATCACCCCGTGACCCAACATCTTCCGTCGGTGACCCGCGCCGTCACCTTTCTGCTCACCGATATCGAGGGTTCGACCGCCGCGTGGGAAGCCGATGCCGACGCCATGGGAAAAGCGCTCGCGCGCCACGACGAGCTCGTCGAGCAGGTGGTCACCTCCCGCGGCGGCCGGCTCATCAAAACGCGTGGCGAAGGCGATGCCACCTTCTCGGTCTTCGACCGGCCCTCAGGAGCGGCCGCCGCGGCTATCGAGCTACAAGACGCGATCCTCCACGAGCCGTGGGCTTTGCACCAACCCATGCGGATCAGGATCGCCCTGCACACCGGCGAAGTGGAGCTGCGCGACGGCGACTACTTCGGTCGCGCGGTCAACCGTGCCGCCCGTCTGCGGTCGCTGGCCACGGGGGGCCAGATTCTGTGCTCGGGCGCGACGGCCGAGCTCGTCATCGACACCCTTCCCGACGACGTCGGCCTTGCCGATTTGGGGATGCGTGCGCTGCGCAACCTGCCGCGCCCAGAGCATGTGTTCGAGCTCCGCCTTCAGACCGCCGAGCAGCGTGAGGAGGCCGTCGATGCGCCCCTGGAGCGGCCCGAGCTCCCCGCGGTACTGACCGGCCCCGGGCGGTTCGTGGGTCGCGTCCTCGAGCTGGAGCGACTTGGCTTCGCGTGGCAGGGCGCGCTCGCCGGTGGCATTCACGCCATGTTGATTGCCGGCGAACCCGGTGTGGGCAAAACGCGCCTGGCCGGCGAATGGTCGCAACAGGCCTTCGGACAAGGCGCCGTCGTGTTGTACGGCCGATCCGACGAGGACCTCGGTGCGCCCTATCAGCCCTTCGCCGAGGCACTGCGTTCACTCGTCCCCTGCATCGGGGCACAAAGACTGCGGGGATTGCGGGGCGTTGAAGCACTACTCCCACTGATTCCCGGTCTGACCGAAGTACTCCCCGACCTGTCCACGCCGCCGCGCGCCGACCCCGACACCGAGCGCTACGCGCTTTTCGACGCCGTCGTCGCGCTGCTCGAACTCGCCTCTGCCAGTGCGCCCGTCGTGCTGATACTCGACGATCTGCACTGGGCGGCCAAACCGACGCTCCTGCTGTTGCGGCATCTGCTGCGCTTCGGCGACCACACCCGGGTGCAGATCGTCGCGACCTACCGCAGCACAGACCTCGACCGATCCCATCCCCTGGCTTCCATGCTCGCCGACCTTCACCGCGACGGCACCGCGGACCGCCTTGCGCTGAGCGGCCTCGACGCCGAGGACGTGACCGCCTATGTCGCCGAGGCCGGATACGACGACGACCAGCTCGCCCGGGCTTTGGTGTCGGTGACCGGCGGCAACCCGTTCTTCTTGATCGAGGCACTGCGCCACGTGGACGAAAGCGGTGGAGTCTGGGATCCCAACACCTTGCCGCAGGGTATTCGTGAAGCCGTGAGCCGCAGACTTTCCCGGCTTCCAGCAGCGACCAACAAGGCCCTTGCCGCGGCCGCGGTGGTCGGCAGCCGCTTCGCGCTGGACCTCGTGGAGGGGGTGCTCGAACAGGACCTCGTCGATGCCTTCGACGAGGCCTGCAAGGCCGGTATCGTCATCGAAGAGTCCGGCGGGCGATACCGGTTCAACCACGCCCTCATCCGGCAGGCGCTGATCGCCGAGCTGGCCTCGGTGCGGCGTATGCGACTGCACCAACGTATCGCCACCACCCTGGAAGCCAGCTCCGGCGCAGACGACGAGCTGCTGGCGGAACTGGCGTACCACTATTTCGAATGTGCGTGGGCGGGAAACGCGGCCAAAGCCGTCGAGTATTGCCGACGTGCGGCAGATCAGGCGATGTCGCGGCTCGCCTACGAAGGCGCCGCCGATTTGTACGGCCAGGCACTGCACGCGCTGGAGGAGATCGACGACGAGTTGCCCGATCGTGCCGATCAGACCGCCGAGCTGCTGGTCGCGCGCTGCGAGGCGCTACTTGCCGCCGGGGAGGTGGGCTCGGCCGCCCGTGCGGTCGCGCAGTTGCAGGCAGCGACAGTCGATTCGGCTCGGTTAGCCGCGTGGGCGACGTGCTTCGACGGCCAACTTTCGATGCTGGTGCACCCGGAAAGATTGGACGAGATCGAGACCGCGTTGGGCGCGGCTGCCGACCGGCTGGCCGGACTGGGTGACACCGAGGGAGAAGCCAAGGCCCACACGGTACGGGCCGGATGTCTTGCGCGTCTTGGGCGAATCGGCGACTGCGAGATCGCGCTGGACAGCGCCCTGACCGCTGCGCGGCGCGCAGGTCAACAGCGTCGGGTGAACGCGGTGCTGGCGGGCGCGCCCCTGGCGGCACTGTGGGGTCCGAACCCGGTTCCGCGTGCCGGCGGGCGTTGTCTGGACGTGGTGCGGCTGTTGCGCATCACGACGGATTCCCCTGCGGTCGAGGCGACATCGACGCGATGCCAAGCCGTCCTGGAGGCCTTCCGCGGCCGCGCCGCCACCGCGCGGCGCATGATCGACTCGGCACGGCGCACGGTCACCGAGATCGGCCTGCGCCATGCCTTGCTTGAAGTTGAGCAGTTCGCCGGAATCATTGAGCTGGTTGTCGACGACCCGGATGGCGCCGAGCCGCATCTGCGTCAATCGTACGAAGGTTTCCGCCGCATGGGGCTGGATGCCGACACCGCCGAGGCCGCCGCTCTGCTGGGCCGCACTTGCCTGGCACTCGGCCGAGATGGCGAGGCCGAGGAGTTGTGCGCCGAGAGTGAGCGTCTCGCGGGACACGCACTGAAGGCATCGATCGCCTGGCGCACGCTTCGGGCGCTGCTGTTGACGCGCCGCGGCGATCATTCCGGGGCTCGGCAGATGGCCGAGTCCGCAGTCGACCTGGCGCAGCGCACCGACGCCTTGGTCGATCATGGCGATGCCTGTCTGGCGCTGGCAACGGTGCTGGCTGCCGCCGGCGATGAGACCGGGGCGCGGGCCGCCGCGGAACAAGCCGCGGCGCTCTACGAGCGGAAAGGCGCCGAGGCACTTGCCGCCAAGGCACGCGCGATGCTGGGCGAACGGGTCGCACCGGCCCCCGCGTCACCGTCCGGAGCGCCGACCGACGAACTGAACAACGCGTGCGTGCGAGCGATTCGACTGCTGGACGCTACTTACGATGCCCAAGCGTGGGATGAGATAGAAAACAACCAAGTCGCGGCCCTCGTCACGTGCGAAAGCCGCAGGAAAATCGTCGGCGGTGGCCCCGAGGATCGTCCCAGCAACGAGTGGGTACGCGAGGCCAGACACTATCGCGAGACGATAGCCCCGGTGCGGTACCGCAACGAGATTCTTGCCGTTCGAGGCCAGCACCTGGCCCTCACCCGGTTAGAGGTAGGCACGGCCGACACAAGCCCGGGAGCGCCGCGCGACGAGTTCCTGCAGCTCTACGGGATCGACGATGACGGCCGACTTTGCCTGTTGGTGTGGTTCGACCTCGAAGACAGGGACGCTGCGATCGCCGAACTCGACGCTGCCCAAGCCCGGTTCGAGAAGCAGCCCCTCGGTGCGCTGCAGAACGAGGCCAGCCGAGTGCTTGAGCTGCACTTCGCGGCCTTCGCCCTCCGCGATTGGGACGTTATCGGCGAGACCCTGGCTGACACGTTTCTGACCGACGACCGTCGACGGGTGGCCAACGCGGGGGTCCGGCGCGGTCGCAATGCTGAGATCGTGAACATGCGGTCCTTTGCCGAGATTGGGATGACCGGTATCGACCCGACCGCCGTTGCGGCCCGCGGAGATCGCCTCGTCCTCTGCCGCTACCGCACCTCTTTCGATAACTGGGCCGAGCCTTCAAGCGACGTGATCGGTGTTGTCGAGATCAACAACGACAATCAGATCGCGGCTCACGTCATGTTCGATGCAGACGACGTCGACGATGCGCTGGCCGAACTCGATGCGCGTTATCTCGCCGGCCAAGCCGCCGCCTTCGCTGACACCTGGTCGGCGATCACAACGGCTTTCGTTGCGATGAGTAAACGCGAAACGCCGCCGACAGTCCCCGGATTCACCGACGTCGACCGTCGTACGCTTGCGACCGTCGGGCCCGGAGGCCTGATGGCGTACCTTCGTGTCGCTCTGAAAGACACGGCACAGAACATCATCTACGTCGAAGCCGTGCATCGGTTGACCGAGTACGGCGCGGTTATCACCCACGTGGCCAAGGGGATTTCGCAAGACGGCTTAGACGTCGAGTGGCGCCTCGTCGATACTGTCACGGTCGACGGCGATCTGATCAGCCACTGCGAGATGTTCGACGAAGCAGACCTCGACGCCGCTCTCGCGCGGTTCGAGGAGCTGCAGCCGCAGAAGCCGCGGCGATTGCACAATGCGGCAAGCCTGGTGTCCCAACGCTTCCTGGCCGAGTTCGCCGTCCACAACTGGGACGCTATGGCCGATCTCTTGGCTGAGGATTACTACCAAGACGATCACCGAAGTACCGTGAACGCCGGAGTTCGACACGGTCGAGACGCGGCCCTCACCAACATGCGAGCTGTCGCCGACCTCGGCATCGCCGACGTCGAAGTGAGCGATGTCGCGACGCGTGGGAAGTACCTCGTCCTTACCCGCAGCGTCTTCTCGTTCCGGAATCAAGGCCCCGAGGCATACCTCGCCGAGCAACTCGACGTCGGCGAGATCACGTCGGACGGGCGGTTGGCGACGAGCGTCTCGTTCGACGCCGACGACTTTGACGCCGCCATCGCCGAGCTCGACGCCCGCTACCTCGCCGGCGAGGCGGCAGACTATGCGCGTTCGTGGTCGGCGCTCACCCAAACGTATGCCGCAGCCAACAGGCAACAGCTCAGCCTGACGTCGGACTGCGTGAACATCGATCACCGCCGAATCACAACGATCGAGACCGGCGACTTGGCTACCTACATCCGCACCTCATGGGACGAAGCGCAGAGCTTTCACGTCTATATCGAGGCGGTGCACAGACTGGGCACACGCGGTGCGGTCTTTACCCAAGCGGCACGGGGGACGTCGGACCATGGCTTCGACGCCCAATGGCGAGAGGTCATTGTGGCCACCTTCGAAGGGGACCTGGTCAACCGCTGCGAGCTTTTCGACGAGACTGACCTCGACACCGCGCTCGCGAGATTCGCGGAACTACATTTCCCGCCGAAACAGCTGGAGAACACGGCAAGCGAAGTCGGAGAGCGATGCCTAGCGTGCCTCGCCGCGCGCGACTGGGAAGCCCTGGCGACGATTCTCGACGACAATTTTTCCAATGACGATCGCCGCCGAGTGGTGGGGTCGGGAGTCCGACATGGACGCGATGCCGAACTGGCCGATGCGCGCGCCGTCGCCGACCTGTTCAGAGACGTGGTACCGACGGTCCTAGCGACCCGCGGCGCCCTTCTTACCCTGACGCGCAACAGCTTCTCGGAGCGAGACCAACGGCCGGAGGCGTTTCGCACCCAGGTACTGAACGTGCTTGAGATCAACACCGAACACCGGGCCGCAGCGCTCGTAACATTCGACCTCGACGACTTCGACGCCGCCGTCGCCGAGCTCGACGCGCGTTACGTCGCCGGTGAAGCAGCGGCCTGCGCACACACATGGTCGGTCATTACGGCAGGCTACGCCGCATTCAACCAACGCGAATTTCCCGAACTCGACTGGGAGAATGTCGATCACCGTCGCGCGAGAGCGTTCGCGCCCGGTGCATTAGCCGCCTATATGCGCGCGACATGGGAACTCGCGCCCGACGTCGGGTGCTACAGCGAAGCGGTGCATCGGCTGAACGGCTTGGGTGCGGTCGTCACCCAAGTGGTGCACGGGACCTCGCGAGACGGCTTCGAGGCCGAATGGCGCGAAGTCGTCCTGTTCACGGTCGAGGGCGAAATGATCAGCCGCTGCGAAGTATTCGACGAGGCCGACCTCGACGCCGCGCTCGCCAGCTTCGACGACCTCAGCCGAATGAGGCCTGCACTGGAGAACGCAGCAACCCGGACCGGCGTCCGAGTTGCCGAGGCATTCAACCGCCGCGACGGGGACGCGATCTTCGCCCTTGCCAACGAAGATGGCCATTACGAAGACCGCCGGAAAGGCCTGCGCTCCGTCCTCGACGGTCCCGAGCGGCGGAAAGTCATCGACGCCACCTTGGAGACGGTCCCTCGCACCTGGCGGCTGGAGGTAGAACCCATCGCGGTCCGCGGATCTCGGCTCTCGCTGACCCGCGACGGCTATCGCGACATCGGTGATGCCGATCGACCGGTCGCCGTCGAGGTGTTGCATCTCGTGGAAGTCGACGCCGCCGGTCTCATGCAGTACACCGTGACCTTCGATGTCGACGACATCGACGCCGCCCTCGCCGAACTCGACGCCCGTTACCTGGCCGGCGAAGCCGCCGCGTACGCACAGACGTGGTCGGTTGTCACCGGCGCATATGCCGCGTTCAACCGGCGCGAGGTCGCTGCGATCACGGCGCCAGACTGGGTGAACATCGACCACCGTCGCGGGGCAGCGTTCGAGCCCGGCGGCATGTTGGCGTACTTCGAGGCAGCCTGGGAAGACTCGCCTGACACCTGGATCTACATCGCAGCGGTGCATCGGCTCATTACCACCGGAGCGGTCGTCACCCATGTGTCCCGAGGGACTTCACAAGACGGCTTCGACGCCGAGTGGCGAGATATCCAGGTAGTGACCATCGACGGCGATTTGGTCAACCGTTCCGAGCTGTTCGACGGGGACGACCTCGACGCCGCACTCGTGCGGTTCGACGAGCTCAGTTGA